In Hemitrygon akajei unplaced genomic scaffold, sHemAka1.3 Scf000155, whole genome shotgun sequence, a single genomic region encodes these proteins:
- the LOC140724052 gene encoding endogenous retrovirus group 3 member 1 Env polyprotein-like — MNSMWTVTLLTVIYLILYVGKIEGKCDKCRNRVLEKGKERPGALVSHSHVNDQCYGKEKEECEEGGIKYTLRKNRGYPGGSVREEKGEGRSWSVRESTCPETEWICERKEKGRAEFGGVREEWGTYGKTRPEMKENLFIDLATRIATSLNVSDCWVCGGPHMSEQWPWIGESLSVWELLAHDWDKKRTGRTQEWKLTNYPEGQVCVERKGKVKVGESPCQSIKLAKTKNNATWWPEEPTWYITKGAKDNCTAMGNNSGIWNCSGHNPYEGIPSVWKAWRKARKGGFVPEGLFWICGNQAYTKLPKGWGGVCFLGLIRPEFFLLPQDEDRELGIKLFDSLRREKREIKVGEWGDEWPPARIIEYYGPATWAQDGSWGYRTPVYMLNRIIRLQAVVEVITNQTALALELLAEQQSQMRTAIYQNRLALDYLLASEGGVCGKFNLTNCCLKINDNGKAVLKISDKIRKLAHVPVQTWRSLGNLSWLDSLLGGSWWRIALLIFGGILIMIIILPCLIPCLRALITRVVVQVMQPGNPADPAKMLLQRGRELKEWNPWTNP; from the coding sequence atgaactcaatgtggactgttacattattgactgtaatatatttaattctgtatgtgggaaaaatagaagggaaatgtgacaagtgtagGAACCGAGttttggagaaaggaaaagaacgaCCCGGGGCCCTTGTGTCACATTCACATGTAAATGACCAATgttatggaaaagaaaaagaggaatgtgAAGAGGGAGGAATAAAATATACCCTGAGAAAGAACAGGGGATACCCCGGTGGATCAgtgagagaagaaaaaggagaagggagaagttGGAGTGTACGAGAAAGTACATGCCCTGAGACAGAATGGATatgtgaaaggaaagaaaaaggaagggcagagtttggtggagtcagagaagaatggggaACCTATGGAAAAACAAGACCGGAAATGAAGGAAAACCTGTTTATAGACTTAGCAACTCGAATAGCTACAAGTTTAAATGTAagtgactgttgggtttgtgggggACCCCACATGAGCGAGCAATGGCCATGGATAGGTGAGAGTTTGAGTGTGTGGGAGCTATTGGCTCATGATTGGGATAAGAAAAGGACTGGGAGGACGCAAGAATGGAAGTTAACAAACTATCCGGAAGGACAAGTATGTgtagaaagaaaagggaaggtgAAAGTAGGAGAAAGCCCATGTCAGAGTATAAAGTTggctaaaacaaaaaataatgccACTTGGTGGCCCGAGGAGCCGACTTGGTACATAACTAAAGGGGCAAAGGACAATTGTACGGCTATGGGAAACAATTCGGGAATCTGGAATTGCAGTGGGCATAACCCGTACGAAGGAATTCCCAGTGTTTGGAAAGCCTGGCGGAAAGCAAGGAAAGGAGGATTTGTCCCAGAAGGTCTGTTCTGGATTTGTGGGAATCAGGCATACACCAAATTGCcgaaaggatggggaggagtttgtttcTTAGGCCTTATAAGGCCAGAGTTCTTCCTCCTACCCCAGGATGAAGATAGGGAATTGGGAATCAAGTTATTTGACTCACTGAGAAGGGAGAagcgggagataaaggtgggagaatggggcgaCGAGTGGCCTCCAGCACGCATCATTGAATATTACGGACCAGCaacttgggcccaggatgggtcatgGGGTTACCGAACCCCGGTATATATGTTAAATCGAATAATACGCCTACAAGCTGTAGTAGAGGTGATCACCAACCAAACCGCATTGGCTCTGGAATtgctggctgagcagcaaagcCAGATGAGAACAGCCATATACCAAAATCGATTAGcattggattacctattggcctccgagggaggggtctgtggaaagttcaatctgacaaactgttgcctaaagataaatgataatggaaaggcagtgttgaaaatatccgacaaaattcggaagttGGCCCATGTGCCAGTACAAACTTGGAGATCCTTAGGGAACCTGAGTTGGCTGGATAGTCTGCTGGGAGGAAGCTGGTGGCGAATAGCCCTGTTAATATTTGGCGGAATACTCATAATGATAATCATATTACCATGCTTAATACCCTGCTTGAGAGCATTAATAACGCGAGTAGTAGTACAGGTAATGCAGCCAGGGAACCCAGCTGACCCGGCTAAAATGCTGTTGCAACGAGGCAGGGAACTGAAAGAGTGGAATCCCTGGACAAATCCTTAG